AAGACCAAGCTGTCATCTCAGGATCAATACACCATCAATTATCAATGGCTTTTTTTAATCAGGAATTGTGACAGGTTTTCATTCATGTACTAATAATAAATATAGAATGTAGTGGTTGAAACACAATCTCACACTGAATCATGTTTCCTGGTTACTTCGTGGCAAATCTGTAAGTATCTTTACCTCCTTTAGTTCAGCTAATTTGTTGGCCAGTTCAAgacctgtggagagaaaaaaatccgTTATCGTCCCTTGAGAATATCTCTGTGTTAATTATGTCAATTTCAAATCTTCTTTGGCTCTCACCTAGAGGATCTTCCTTTTCAACTGGAACTAGGCTCTTGTGCAGTAGGAGTGCAAGAATCTTGCTCTGGGCCTCTGTATCCTCTTTGGGATTGAACACACGGTTTcctgaacacacaaaaacaaataaatatacaagTTTAAGCACCATCAATATCGCACAATATGAACAGACAATGATCTCAAAGATCATTTTGAAAGCTCACCAGGGTTGAACGTGCTCCTTCCATCCACACTCAGCACTCCCTGGAGCATTAACAAACTCAGGAGTCCTAAGCAGTAGTTCACGACGGATGTTCTGTCCATGGCACTCGCTCTGTATGATCCCAGGCTAACGCTGCACTGTGAGTCCTCCCTGGAGCAAGGCGTGCAATCCACTGCCTGGGGTCCATCCATTCAATATATTTATCCTTTCCGAGACCGAGAGGAGGGGCCAGTCGGTCCTTGCGTACTAAATCAATAGCTGGTCATTGTGACTTTTCGTCAATAGGCCACATTTTCACGGGGTTCATGGAGCGTCTGGGTGAAATACAGTGATCTGACGTCGTAGGTGAGGCCAGCGACCCTGAATCACTCTGACGTGGGCAATTCAAACGGAGAGGAAGTTATCAATCAGCATGCTGGTCAGATGTTCTTGGCACTTGCAAATCTGTCTCTTTTACATTAATTGCTTCTATATATAGGCACATCGGAGCGTGTTGGTctaggaagggggggggggggttgaattgATTCAGTCCCAAAGCGCATCATCGTGCACTGGGGATGAGCACCTCAATCTTGGCTTGGGGACTGATCTGGTGCTGAAGGAACATCCATCACTGTGGCAGTGATGACATCCAACCAGCACCTCCTAAGTCACCTGGCCTAAATATGCATCAAGGAAATCCCATCTCATGCGTCCTGCCAGGGGAGCAGAAATCGTGCCCCTGCATTGTTAGAGAATTGAGCTGATTGGCATCCGCTGAATTTGACTGGGGATGGTCTTGACGTCTGGTGTCATATCTAAGAACCTTTCCTGAAGCCATCACTTTGAATGTTTGAAGTGCATCCACTCAAAGACACGACAGAGAGACACGAGCGTCTGCTATGTGTGAGTGATATTAAATCCTTTTAACTTAATAAACTGTTTTAAGTTGGGGTTTTTTAAGGTAATTTCTAAAAGTTGTGGTGCAGGTTTGATCGATACCTACCTGCATGTTGCAATAGTGGACACTAGATGGAGCAGTTCTATTAACATAACCAGATACCAGCTGCTGTCAGGTCACATGACAcgtgtgtatctgtttgtggGAGCAAGAGAAGCAAAGAGGAAGGCTGAGACACACTGATACTCgtggatgtgtgtttctctttattcaTTAACAGCTGTCTGCTCT
The nucleotide sequence above comes from Platichthys flesus chromosome 9, fPlaFle2.1, whole genome shotgun sequence. Encoded proteins:
- the uts2d gene encoding urotensin 2 domain containing produces the protein MDRTSVVNYCLGLLSLLMLQGVLSVDGRSTFNPGNRVFNPKEDTEAQSKILALLLHKSLVPVEKEDPLGLELANKLAELKEVKILTDLPRSNQET